TTTGACCAGACCAAAATTTTTCCTCCAGCAAATCAGCTCAACGAGACTTTCCATTGAAGGATGGAGAAAATCGTAAACAAACAGAAATAAATTATTATGATCTCATTATAATGAGGATCTTCTTCAACCAAAAAAATGATAGTCCTATATGCCCTGTGAATTGGTTTTGACTTCCTCTTTTTATGACGATTACACCATATCTCTCTTGGAGCAAAACACCGACAAGGGAATAAGGAATATCCTCACCACCATTTGATGAAAAGGTGACAAACGAGAATTCTTGGACCTCAAGGAGCCAAAACCGTAGACATCTTTCACTATGAAGACTTCTTCACTTCCCAAAGAAGAAGCACGAGCCCGAAAAACTTCTTTGGTTCAACGAGAGAAACAACACCGAAGGTAACACGTCTCTCTCATTggattataaaataaacaaatagcCTATTCCACCACGTGATTGGCTGGatgaaaaggagaaaaattTCTATCAAGCCTTCAGTATAAACACATTGCCGTAGAAGGTTAACGTTTATCAACAAAACTCAAGGAAGGAATATAGCTGTTTCATGTTGATCGGTGTCGCTCGAGACCAATGAAACCAACGTATTGTCCGaggaaataattgaaaaaaactgGGAGACTGATGAAGCCAACGTCTCGCTCGAGACAACGAAACTGATAAGGCTGACATCTTGCTCGAGACCGATGAAGGGAAACGCTTCGCTCGAGACTGAAATAATGTTTCGGTCAAGACTGATGAAATCGTCCTCCCGACATGGTGTGATTGATCATTCATTAAACCATGTATGCCTAGACGTGATTATTAACAACAAAATGATCCAGACTATCTGAGAAGAGAACACTCGATTCTATGCATGATGCACAAAGTAAAAATGTTTCCATACTACAACGAGAAACGAATCATATTTTCATTATAACAATGAACAAAGACATGAACTTTTCAAAGCAAGTCGACAAAACCAAGAATGGAGAGAAATATTAGCAGAACGATATTACTACCTTTAGAATAAGAATCTTCTTCCACCTTCTTGCCAGACAAGAGCACGAGCTCTCATAAGAAAAGGAAGAACAAGTAAATCACCATTACAATAAGTTTGACAAGAGAGACTTCCCGCAAACAACATCCCAAGGCTGAAGAGCGCGTGAGTTAAAGAGAATTCCTCTCGCTCAGCAAGAGCAGCGATTTTGATGATTACTTCATTCCCACGTAACTAAaacattatgtttttataatggttaaacGCTTTCCCTACCACTCGATCACTCAACGAAAAGAAAACGAAATGCATTTCTTTTCTACTCTTCACAAAGAATACGTTTTTCTCTATTCGCTGAAGATAAAAAAGTTACGAAAAACGAACCTGCTCATACTGATGAATGAGTGTAAGAGCTTGTTTTCATATGATGATATTTACATGAACTCGATGTCTTGCTCGAGAGTCGAGACCGATGAAGCTTTTATCTTACTCAAGATCGATGAAGAAAGCTTCCGACTCAAGGCATGTCTCAAACGAGATGATTATAAATCGAATCATAAGAGACTTGAACCAGGGTTGCTACCCACGCGACATCCATGAATGAAAGCTCACAAGTTGGGCAACCACGACTACAAGCACCCCTCTCTCACCTTCCAGCGAAGAAGAGTTCTCACCgctcaaaagaaaaaattaaaaagatcaCCATACTCCTATCATTATGTGATTGTTGGCGTTAAATGATTCTAATTGTTTATAGAAGAAAGATATTCAATAATTGATATTCGTCGCACGAAAAGCAAACGAGAAGTGGATGTGTGTTATAAACAGACGACCAGGAAACTTTCATTAGCTAAAGAGAGCCAAATACAGTCATGTGTTCGATGGAAGCGGTTCTCTCCCATTACAAACATAGCCCAACAAAATCTCAAGTTGATGACACACCATTTCGTTACGATCTTCCTGCAACGTAAGAAAATCTTTGTATTCATTATAATAAAAGCCGAGATCATATTATAACTATGATAGAGGAACAAGGGTACAAGTTCTTCTATCACGATCACGATGTCGAACTCCTTAACCAAAACCGACGAAGCCGACGGCTTGCTCAGGACCAATGAGGAAAACTTCTCATCAAAGAAAAAGGAGCTCGGAGTCATGATTAAAGGCTTCTTCGTTCTACAACCTCGTCACCTCACGGGGGACAACATCCCGCCAAAGGATTAAAAAAACCCGGTTATCATCAACCTTCAACCGTTGTTTTGtttaaaaggaaagaaaagagtCGAGAGACTTTTCCAACAAACAGAGGTCGTGACAAATGTCCCACTACGAAGACCAAAGATCAAAAAGAGATTATTTACAGTCATATCATCTCGACGAATTGTCTTATCTGAGCGCCACCGACGTAACACGATCGAGCCACAGAGAATCTCTAGGTGCTCCCGAATTTTGAATTTTACGATCCGTACATTTCTAGACCTTTCTAGACCGTAGAAGCATCTCGACAGCACcacgatccaaaccaaaccaccACAGCCTAAAGTCTCAATAGCAGGGCAAAGACTGGATCAGCTGGCTCGAACGCGAAAGCCTACCACTACGCGCTCCAATCAATTTGACCAACCAAAGGCAACGCAAAAATCCCTCGAGCTATCGAGCTCCCGAAACCCTAATGATGCAGATACGAACCGTATGAAACACATAACCACTATCATTAAGCAAATACAGATCTTACGTCCGAGTTAAAAATAAGACAGACTCGACCTCTAACGAGCTCGTGAAACACGAAGGATCGACAAGTCGCCCTCCTCCAACCCTCCAATAATGGCATCAAGTTTGAAATCTGATGCTGAAGCTCGAGGAGCCGAAACTGGATCTTGCTCCACAAAAACAATGAGCTATATGTCTAAGGAACCTTAGCAGCTCAGTGGCCGAGTTCGACCAACACAACTCCCAAAGAGCTGAAGTCAAGGAGCCAATGAAACTTTACACTCTCCGATCGATAGTGAGCTTTTGAACAAGCTTTTATCGTGCCTCCAGAAATATATTGAGCATGATATCAAGCAGATCGAAACAAAAATACCGGAGAGGCGCGAAGAAAGCTCAAGCCTTGCATTCTACACTCCTTAAGTGACAAATCCATCCACTTCATTATGAAAAGAGCCATCGAACGCCTGACTTCAACTTATCTCGAACTACTTAAGGGGTCAATATATCCCTTTCTGTAGAAGAAGCAAATAGATTTTATCTATAACGAATCGTGGAAAATCACGAACAAAATCCAAAGCATCACTAAAAGGCTCCGACCACGAAACCATTTCCTGTTAAGAAAAACGATAAATATGGACAAACCACGCAGAAATATTCTAAGATCACATGTTGTTGTCTAAATGATATtttcaaacaaaagcaaagcCGCAAGAGGCAGTAAGCGCGACATGGTCCACGACGGCGTACTATGAGTTGTGCACATATCAAGTTAATAATTCACAGCCGCATCAACTTCTCATCAACTACACAAGGAAAAACCGATCAAACATTCAACACCATTTCTTCTCCGTTAGATCGCAGTCATTAAAACCAGAACACGCCCAAATCAGTAAACAATTATCTTCAATCAATTTACACATAAATATATTGCATCAGAAAATATATTCTTGCACTACTTTTACGACTTTTAAATTATCAAAGTTCATATTGAGTCACTATATTCGCATCACAGCTTCTTTCATAAACTTGTATAACCACAAGATGTTTTATACACTCTTCTTGCACTGTCCACAGTTCATACTATTATCAAAATTTACTTTTCAGCCTCAAGCGGCTAGAACCCTCATTAACTCATTAACTTTATTTTCGGCTTTAAACTTAGTAAGTTTTACCACACGATCTCAAACGACCAAGTTCTTATCGACTTCGATGAAACCACATCCTCAGGCCACCACTGCCCCACGAGTTAGATTCCTAATCAGTTTCTATCTCGCCAAACATTTCGAGGACGAGCAATATAAATTGCTCCTATAACCGAACCAAAGTAAAAAATCGACTATCGATGTGTAACCAAATCATTTTGCATTGACTTGATGATTCGTtgggattatatatatatttccaacaccattacacaaacaaaaaataattatataaacctAAATCCACATAACcatattcaaataaaaacaaactcgATAAACATATTCATCATACGAGTCCAATCCACCACGAGGAATCAAGGGAACTCTTCACACTTCTCAAGATCAGCAACCATGTTGGCGAGCTCGGCCCACCACCTATACAGCCAGAAACTCCATTCAACTCTCGTCTCTCCCGCAACAATTTCAAACAGACTACATCGAACTCCCGTCAGGAACCATATACACAAACGAAGTCGAACACTCAGTGATCAAACGAAACTTAAAACAACTTCAATTCATCTAGTGGCGACAAAGTCATATTTCAATCGATCACGAAAACGCCAAGATCGAACGCTCAATGCAATATTTCTTGCACGATCTTGCCATAAGATGGCAAACGACTTCACGAACTCATCGAAGATATAATGGACTCGGAATCATGTTGTTTCGGGATGATGACAATCGAACTATGTTATGACTTGATTCCTCGTCGAGTGTACGTAGGCAGTTCGATCCCGAGTTTAGTCACGATCCTTCTTTCTCCCGATATCTCTATGATATTCGACCTACAAATATAGTTCATTTTCGACGATTCAGACCTGATTATATCGTTCTGAGGATATCGTTGCTCACATTATTTTTTCTCTAGATTGaactcccgatcactatcaaattttttagcgtagattttaggatctacaatAAGTATTATTTCATTAACTAACTAGATTTCACTATTTGGGATCAAACACAAATATATACAGATCTTGtgtgatacatttttttttaaatgttaaattttatactaaTTTTTGAATTGTGTGACAGAAATACAATACGAAGAAAGCATAAAATCTTGTGTGATACATGCAGATACGTGCTGAAACTCTGGTGCTTGAAGGCGATGCGAAGGACATGATTTGCCAGGCGGTGGAGCAAATGCACGTTGATCTTCTTGTTGTCGGTAGTCGTGGCCTTGGCAAGATCAAAAGGTATATTACAATACTTTTTCCCATTTTTTACCTTCCAAATCTAAAAAATTATGACTTATGTTTCAATTTGTTCGCCTTTTGTGCGTTTTGGAAGAGCGTTTCTTGGGAGCGTTAGCGATTACTGTGCTCATCACGCCAAATGTCCCATCCTTATCGTGAGGCCACCAAAGGAGATAACAAGTTAAGTAATAAGGTCTACTACTGTATGGGCAAAAGTGTGTCGTATGTACGTGTTTGAAGTTTTTGTGCTTTTATGAGCGTGTGGTTGAAGACTAATGTCAGTGACATGAATCGAGTCGAATAAATGCAGTATGTATAGTTCGTGCGGTGACTTAAGTTTATCACTTGAGTGCACCAAAACTGAATAAACTGATGTTTATCTATTGAAAGTAGTTCAGACGAAATAAGCTTCATAAGACGAAAAGAGCAAAACATCTGTTACATATTCCCAATCTTAGtcgaaacaaaacataaatttcaTTGATAAGATTGTAACAACCATCAGGGTAAAAGAAGACTTTCCCTTAACGATTAGCCTTGGCAACTCTCTCAATCTCATCCTTCTTTTTGATGGCATAGCtgcaatagttttttttgtacGTTCATTAGCTTCATCGATAATACATAAAGACGCCAATGTCTAAGAGATGTGTATGAGTCTGTGTCTACCTGTTGGACGAGCCCTTGGCTGCGTTGATTAACTCATCAGCAAGGCACTCAGCAATAGTCTTAATGTTTCTGAAAGCAGCCTCACGAGCACCGGTTGTGAGTAAGAAGATGGCCTGGTTAACACGTCTCAAAGGAGAGATATCAACAGCTTGTCTCCTAACGACACCAGCAGATCCAATTCTGGTGGCATCTTCACGTGGACCACTGActcaaagcaaaacaaaaacaatattagCAAACGATGTTACAGCATAAAGCTTTTGCAAATCACAAAAAGCCTTTTTGTACCTGTTGACAATGGCATCGATGATGATCTGAATCGGGTTGGCGTCAGTCAAGAGGTGGATGATCTCCATGGCGTGCTTGAT
The window above is part of the Brassica napus cultivar Da-Ae chromosome C3, Da-Ae, whole genome shotgun sequence genome. Proteins encoded here:
- the LOC106401527 gene encoding 40S ribosomal protein S5-1, which encodes MAAAVEIDAEIQQQLTNEVKLFNRWTYDDVSVADISLVDYIGVQAAKHATFVPHTAGRYSVKRFRKAQCPIVERLTNSLMMHGRNNGKKLMAVRIIKHAMEIIHLLTDANPIQIIIDAIVNSGPREDATRIGSAGVVRRQAVDISPLRRVNQAIFLLTTGAREAAFRNIKTIAECLADELINAAKGSSNSYAIKKKDEIERVAKANR